A genome region from Phaenicophaeus curvirostris isolate KB17595 chromosome 10, BPBGC_Pcur_1.0, whole genome shotgun sequence includes the following:
- the RBP2 gene encoding retinol-binding protein 2: protein MPADYNGTWEMETNENFEGYMVALGIDFATRKIAKHLKQTKEIIQDGDNFKTKTLSTFRNYELNYTVGVEFEEHTEGLDNRVVKTLVTWDGDKLVCVQKGEKKNRGWKHWIEGDLLHLELTCEDQVCHQVFKKKK, encoded by the exons ATGCCTGCTGATTACAATGGGACATGGGAAATGGAAACCAATGAAAACTTTGAAGGCTACATGGTTGCTCTag GTATTGATTTTGCAACTCGTAAGATTGCAAAACACTTGAAACAAACAAAGGAGATTATTCAAGATggagataattttaaaacaaaaacactcaGTACTTTCAGAAACTATGAACTGAATTACACTGTGGGAGTGGAGTTTGAAGAACATACCGAAGGACTGGATAACCGAGTGGTAAAG ACACTAGTGACTTGGGATGGTGACAAACTGGTATGCGTtcagaaaggtgaaaagaaaaacaggggCTGGAAGCACTGGAttgaaggagaccttctgcaccTG GAACTGACATGTGAAGACCAGGTGTGCCACCAggtatttaagaagaaaaaataa